One segment of Candidatus Atribacteria bacterium ADurb.Bin276 DNA contains the following:
- the comEA gene encoding ComE operon protein 1 — MAFSRQERIVFIILSSILVFSTGFLFYKTWTVSLPNKVSNENRPENYIIQIAGEVLKPGVYQVEEGTRLYQLIELAGGVSPQADISSLNLAAPVHDGLRINIPAQNSNQGQLENSQLSFIGQRPLSEETDSNLVVQINTASLEELKRLPGIGDVIAQRIIEYRKTYGPFQSVEDLINVKGIGTKKLQDIKESISF; from the coding sequence ATGGCATTCTCTCGTCAAGAAAGAATCGTTTTTATTATTCTATCGTCAATATTAGTGTTTAGTACCGGTTTTTTATTTTATAAAACCTGGACTGTTTCGTTACCGAATAAGGTTTCGAACGAGAATAGACCAGAAAACTATATTATTCAAATCGCCGGTGAAGTGCTCAAGCCAGGAGTATACCAAGTAGAAGAGGGTACCCGGCTATACCAGCTTATTGAGCTTGCTGGCGGAGTCTCCCCTCAAGCTGATATTTCAAGTTTAAATTTGGCAGCACCAGTACATGATGGACTCCGTATCAACATTCCAGCTCAGAATTCTAATCAAGGCCAGCTTGAAAATTCTCAATTATCTTTTATTGGGCAACGCCCCTTATCTGAAGAAACTGATAGTAATCTGGTTGTTCAAATCAACACTGCTTCCCTTGAGGAGCTCAAAAGACTCCCCGGAATCGGTGATGTCATCGCTCAAAGAATAATTGAATATCGAAAAACCTATGGCCCCTTTCAATCGGTTGAAGATCTTATAAATGTGAAAGGAATTGGCACCAAAAAACTACAAGATATTAAAGAATCGATTAGCTTTTAA
- the hndD_1 gene encoding NADP-reducing hydrogenase subunit HndC: MSHENLKKSVIIDGQEIELSGEKNILEVARKADIDIPTFCYLSDLSVYGACRMCLVEVEGRGIMPSCSTLPEPGMVIKTNTQRILKARKMVLELLLANHKRDCTTCERNLNCRLQELSARLDITEVPFGERTDDLPLDTSSFSLVRDPNKCILCGDCVRTCKEIEGIGIYDFTQRGSKSLVEPAFGKKLSEVECVYCGQCSVRCPTAALIVKSEVDKAWEAVLDPEKFVVAQIAPAVRVAVGEAFGLEPGEISTGKIAAALKKIGFDRVFDTAFSADLTTVEEAEEFFKRLTKGGPFPHFTSCCPSWVIYAERNYPFYLNNLSSAKSPQQMFGAVIKNFVTKAENKTLDEIVSVSIMPCTAKKFEARRPEFQTEGKPDVDIVMTAQEIIKMIKSANIDFKELEPVPFDVPLGLGTGAGVIFGVTGGVTEAVLRYAYERLTGKELKNVEFSGVRGFESLREAEVDFDGRTVKVAVVHGLANLQRLVKDIREGKRYYDLVEVMNCPGGCIGGGGMPLAHPDREMTLRKRAQGLYNADRMSTIRKAQDNPSLKYLYEKWLEKPNSEEAEKFLHTSYRSRRRISKEYIRIQEAKESQKIDIAVCVGTSCYLKGSYNLLQRLLELAKEHDLQDRVSIGATFCLEKCSLGPNIRINDEVISGVTEQNVKEIFENHVLAKL; this comes from the coding sequence ATGAGTCATGAAAATCTCAAAAAATCAGTAATAATTGATGGTCAAGAAATTGAATTAAGTGGCGAGAAGAACATCCTTGAAGTAGCTCGCAAAGCAGATATCGATATTCCAACCTTTTGCTATCTTTCTGATTTAAGTGTTTATGGTGCTTGCCGAATGTGCCTGGTTGAAGTTGAAGGACGAGGCATTATGCCATCTTGTTCGACTCTGCCTGAACCAGGAATGGTGATTAAAACCAATACACAAAGAATTCTCAAGGCTCGTAAAATGGTTTTAGAGCTCCTCTTAGCCAACCATAAACGTGATTGTACCACCTGCGAACGAAATCTAAACTGCCGTCTACAGGAACTCTCCGCTCGTTTAGATATAACTGAAGTTCCCTTTGGTGAAAGGACGGACGACCTTCCGTTAGATACTTCTTCCTTCTCTTTGGTTCGCGATCCGAATAAATGCATTCTTTGTGGTGATTGCGTTCGAACCTGTAAAGAAATTGAAGGTATTGGAATCTACGATTTTACCCAGCGAGGCTCAAAGTCGCTGGTGGAACCAGCTTTTGGGAAAAAACTCAGCGAAGTGGAATGTGTTTATTGTGGACAGTGCTCAGTTCGTTGTCCAACGGCTGCTTTGATTGTAAAATCTGAAGTAGATAAAGCCTGGGAAGCAGTTTTAGATCCAGAGAAATTTGTCGTGGCACAGATTGCTCCGGCAGTTCGAGTGGCAGTTGGAGAAGCTTTTGGATTAGAACCGGGAGAGATCAGTACTGGAAAAATTGCTGCTGCCTTGAAAAAAATTGGATTTGACCGAGTATTCGATACAGCCTTCAGTGCTGATTTGACCACTGTTGAAGAGGCCGAGGAATTCTTTAAACGTTTGACCAAGGGTGGTCCATTCCCCCATTTTACCTCTTGCTGCCCCTCCTGGGTGATTTATGCTGAAAGGAATTATCCTTTCTATTTAAATAACTTATCCAGCGCCAAATCTCCACAACAGATGTTTGGAGCAGTGATTAAGAATTTTGTGACCAAAGCTGAAAATAAAACCTTAGATGAAATCGTATCGGTTTCAATCATGCCGTGTACAGCTAAGAAATTTGAAGCCCGTCGTCCGGAGTTTCAAACCGAAGGAAAACCGGACGTGGATATTGTCATGACTGCTCAGGAAATCATCAAAATGATTAAATCGGCCAATATTGATTTTAAAGAGTTAGAGCCGGTTCCATTTGATGTACCATTAGGCTTAGGGACGGGAGCTGGGGTCATCTTTGGAGTAACCGGAGGAGTAACCGAAGCGGTTCTCCGCTATGCATACGAAAGACTGACTGGAAAAGAACTCAAAAATGTTGAATTTAGCGGAGTTCGAGGTTTTGAAAGTTTGCGAGAAGCCGAGGTCGACTTTGACGGTCGAACGGTAAAGGTAGCCGTGGTTCACGGTTTAGCGAATTTGCAACGTTTAGTGAAAGACATTCGAGAAGGAAAGCGTTATTATGATCTAGTCGAAGTCATGAATTGTCCAGGAGGATGTATCGGTGGTGGCGGTATGCCTTTAGCCCATCCCGACCGAGAAATGACACTCCGCAAAAGAGCTCAGGGTCTCTATAATGCCGACCGGATGAGCACGATTCGAAAAGCCCAGGATAATCCATCATTAAAATACCTCTATGAGAAATGGTTAGAAAAACCCAATAGCGAAGAAGCCGAAAAATTCCTTCATACCAGTTATCGGTCTCGCCGGAGAATCAGCAAAGAATATATTCGAATACAAGAAGCTAAAGAATCTCAGAAGATTGACATTGCTGTGTGTGTTGGAACCAGCTGCTACCTGAAGGGTTCCTATAACCTTCTCCAGCGTTTGCTTGAATTAGCCAAAGAGCACGACCTGCAAGACCGAGTGAGTATTGGTGCCACCTTCTGTTTAGAAAAGTGCTCTCTCGGGCCTAATATTCGGATTAACGATGAAGTTATCTCTGGGGTAACTGAACAAAACGTAAAAGAAATATTTGAAAACCATGTCTTAGCTAAACTTTAA
- a CDS encoding Respiratory-chain NADH dehydrogenase 24 Kd subunit, translating to MVTIAICVGSSCHLKGAYDIIHQCEETISKLGLRDQVELKGTFCLGKCSQEGVTIVIDDEIETGVTPDNFQRIFEEKILVKVRED from the coding sequence ATGGTGACAATTGCTATATGCGTGGGAAGTTCGTGCCATTTAAAGGGAGCTTATGACATAATTCACCAATGTGAAGAAACGATCAGCAAGCTTGGCTTACGAGATCAGGTTGAACTGAAGGGTACTTTTTGTTTAGGTAAATGCAGCCAAGAGGGGGTAACTATAGTCATAGATGATGAAATAGAAACCGGAGTTACTCCCGATAATTTTCAACGTATTTTTGAAGAAAAGATCTTGGTGAAGGTTCGGGAGGATTAG
- a CDS encoding Stage II sporulation protein E (SpoIIE): MNDIFVEVAQAQISKWGEELCGDSVRIEKDDLSTIVSLSDGLGSGVKASILSTLTTRIIVSMLQRNSPLDEVVETLAETLPVCKVRKIAYSTFSVMQVFQNGEAYIAEFDSPPIFWIRSGRVMHIERKERKIGNRVIHESNMKLQKNDWLVAVSDGVVHAGIGGIWNLGWRWEKIASFLESSVNEHIDADSLSRKVIETTASLYKGMPGDDATCIVAKIRLPRKMILWAGPPEDPKIDQFITQKFLSFPGKKVLSGGTTGNIVSRYLGKPIDVDLNSMKEDIPPVGILEGVDLLTEGILTLASVRRHLKQGVRDIDVLYKQDGASRLLHLLLESDEILIYTGMAINPAHQNPKLSGELSLKARILEEITEELVKLGKEVKLEYF; the protein is encoded by the coding sequence ATGAATGATATATTTGTTGAAGTTGCTCAAGCTCAGATATCAAAATGGGGCGAAGAATTATGTGGGGATAGTGTTCGCATCGAGAAAGATGACCTTTCCACCATTGTTTCCCTTTCTGATGGATTAGGGAGCGGAGTAAAAGCCAGTATTCTATCGACACTAACTACGCGAATCATAGTTTCCATGCTTCAACGGAATTCACCCTTGGACGAAGTAGTGGAAACATTAGCTGAAACCTTGCCAGTGTGTAAGGTGAGAAAAATTGCTTATTCTACTTTTTCAGTCATGCAGGTTTTTCAAAACGGTGAAGCCTATATTGCTGAATTTGATAGCCCACCAATCTTCTGGATTCGAAGTGGCCGAGTGATGCATATCGAACGGAAAGAAAGAAAAATTGGGAATCGAGTTATTCATGAATCAAACATGAAACTCCAAAAAAATGATTGGTTAGTAGCGGTTAGCGACGGAGTGGTGCACGCCGGTATTGGCGGGATCTGGAATTTAGGCTGGAGATGGGAAAAAATCGCCTCTTTTCTTGAAAGTAGTGTGAACGAGCACATTGATGCCGATTCTTTGTCAAGAAAAGTGATCGAAACGACGGCAAGTCTTTACAAAGGGATGCCTGGAGACGATGCAACCTGTATTGTAGCGAAAATTCGTCTTCCTCGGAAAATGATTTTATGGGCGGGACCACCAGAAGACCCAAAAATTGATCAGTTCATTACTCAAAAATTTCTTTCCTTTCCTGGAAAGAAAGTTCTTTCTGGTGGAACAACCGGAAATATCGTCTCCCGTTACTTAGGAAAACCGATAGACGTGGATTTAAATTCTATGAAAGAAGATATTCCCCCGGTAGGCATTTTAGAAGGAGTAGACCTTCTCACCGAGGGGATTTTGACTTTGGCCAGTGTTCGCCGCCATCTAAAGCAAGGAGTAAGAGATATCGATGTTCTCTATAAACAAGATGGTGCCAGCCGTTTGTTACATTTATTATTAGAATCAGATGAAATTCTTATCTATACTGGAATGGCGATCAATCCAGCTCACCAGAATCCAAAATTATCAGGTGAGCTTTCATTGAAAGCCAGAATTTTAGAAGAAATCACCGAAGAGCTGGTAAAGTTAGGAAAAGAGGTTAAATTGGAGTATTTTTGA
- the leuS gene encoding Leucine--tRNA ligase, with protein MRENYDFDAIELEWQKKWSDHRLFQVETNPERRKYYVLEMFPYPSGDPHMGHVKNYVIGDVVARYFTRKGFNVLHPMGYDSFGLPAENAAIKNNIHPSVWTHDKIDKMREVLKRIGISYDWRREVITCEPEYYKFTQWFFLQFYKNNLAYKKAGQVNWCPSCATVLANEQVVEGNCERCGTPVIRKMLSQWYLKITQYAEALLNDIDTLGEWPERVLAMQRNWIGRSEGAYIDFSLPDLNQSIRVFTTRPDTVFGVTFFVLAPEHPLVDELVAGTPYQDKVIKFREKISRKSDIDRMSETLDKDGMYIGKEIVNPINGEKIPIWIADYVLLEYGTGAVMAVPAHDERDYQFAVKYNLPIRQVIQPLQLDNKEKCYAGSGLMVNSGDFSGLPSEEGKRKIISYIEEKEIGKGAVTYRLRDWLISRQRYWGAPIPILYCNRCGEVPVSEKDLPVLLPKNVDFQPGGPSPLARSDEFVNTVCPICGGPAKRETDTMDTFMCSSWYFLRYCSPWTDQEPFERKDVDYWMPVNQYIGGVEHAILHLLYSRFFIKVLRDLGMINFPEPFINLFAQGMVTKGGVKMSKSKGNVVSPRDIILRYGADTVRVFILFAGPPELDMEWSDRGVEGAHRFLNRVWRTVTEVIRCEEDQRVEPDQEKIKALERMIHRTILKVDTDIRERFHFNTAISSLMELLNEIIDSHRAFSGKGIHPQEKKILITAAKTLISLLNPFVPHLTEELWRALGETSFLSASDWLTHDEEKLVENQVEIVIQINSKVRSKVTVSAGTDEKGVLQIALKDEKVQTWIDQKTLVKHIFVPDKLLNLVVR; from the coding sequence TTGCGAGAGAATTATGATTTTGATGCAATTGAGTTGGAATGGCAAAAAAAGTGGTCTGACCATCGCCTCTTTCAGGTAGAAACCAACCCCGAACGAAGAAAATACTATGTTTTAGAAATGTTTCCTTATCCTTCTGGCGATCCTCATATGGGTCACGTTAAGAATTATGTGATTGGAGATGTCGTAGCCCGGTATTTTACCCGCAAAGGCTTTAATGTTCTCCATCCCATGGGCTATGACTCTTTTGGTTTGCCTGCGGAAAATGCTGCAATTAAAAACAACATTCATCCATCGGTTTGGACTCATGATAAAATAGATAAAATGCGTGAAGTTTTAAAACGAATTGGTATCAGTTATGATTGGCGGAGAGAAGTCATAACCTGTGAACCAGAATACTATAAATTTACTCAGTGGTTTTTCCTGCAATTTTATAAAAACAACTTAGCCTATAAAAAAGCCGGTCAAGTAAATTGGTGTCCTTCTTGCGCCACAGTTCTCGCCAACGAACAGGTTGTGGAAGGGAACTGTGAACGATGTGGAACACCGGTTATTCGAAAAATGCTTAGCCAATGGTATTTAAAAATCACCCAATATGCTGAGGCTTTGTTGAATGATATCGACACTCTTGGAGAATGGCCGGAACGAGTTCTCGCTATGCAGAGGAATTGGATTGGTCGGAGCGAAGGTGCTTACATAGATTTTTCTCTTCCGGATTTAAACCAGTCAATCAGAGTATTTACCACCCGGCCTGATACCGTCTTTGGTGTGACTTTTTTTGTCTTAGCTCCCGAACATCCTTTGGTTGACGAGCTGGTTGCAGGAACACCCTACCAAGATAAAGTTATTAAATTTCGAGAAAAAATTTCTCGAAAAAGCGATATCGATCGGATGTCGGAAACCTTAGACAAGGACGGAATGTATATCGGAAAGGAAATCGTGAATCCCATTAACGGGGAGAAGATTCCGATCTGGATAGCTGACTACGTGCTCCTTGAATATGGAACTGGTGCAGTTATGGCGGTTCCTGCTCATGATGAACGTGATTACCAGTTTGCTGTTAAATATAATTTGCCGATTCGCCAAGTTATCCAACCTCTTCAGTTGGATAACAAAGAGAAATGTTATGCTGGTTCAGGATTAATGGTTAATTCAGGAGATTTTAGTGGTTTGCCTTCGGAAGAAGGAAAAAGAAAAATAATTTCCTATATAGAAGAGAAAGAAATTGGCAAGGGAGCGGTTACTTATCGTTTAAGAGACTGGTTAATTTCTCGGCAAAGATATTGGGGAGCTCCTATTCCCATTTTATACTGTAATCGTTGTGGTGAAGTACCGGTTTCAGAAAAAGACCTTCCCGTGCTTCTTCCTAAAAATGTTGACTTCCAACCGGGTGGACCTTCACCATTAGCTCGGAGTGATGAGTTTGTCAATACCGTTTGCCCGATTTGTGGTGGTCCGGCAAAAAGAGAAACCGATACCATGGATACCTTCATGTGTTCTTCCTGGTATTTTCTCCGCTATTGTTCACCTTGGACCGACCAAGAACCTTTTGAAAGAAAAGATGTTGATTATTGGATGCCAGTCAATCAGTATATTGGTGGGGTAGAACATGCCATTCTACACCTTCTTTATTCACGCTTTTTTATAAAAGTATTGAGAGATCTGGGGATGATCAATTTTCCCGAACCTTTTATTAATTTGTTTGCCCAGGGAATGGTTACCAAGGGCGGAGTTAAAATGTCAAAATCAAAGGGAAATGTGGTAAGTCCTCGAGACATAATTCTGAGATATGGGGCAGATACCGTTCGGGTCTTTATTCTTTTTGCTGGGCCCCCAGAACTGGATATGGAATGGTCAGATCGAGGCGTTGAAGGAGCACATCGATTTCTCAACCGGGTATGGAGAACAGTAACTGAAGTTATTCGATGTGAGGAAGACCAACGAGTAGAACCTGATCAAGAGAAAATTAAAGCCTTGGAACGAATGATCCACCGGACGATTTTAAAAGTGGACACCGATATTCGTGAGCGTTTCCATTTCAATACTGCTATCAGTTCATTGATGGAATTGCTAAATGAGATTATCGATTCTCACCGGGCTTTTTCCGGAAAAGGGATTCATCCTCAAGAAAAGAAAATTTTAATTACAGCCGCTAAAACCCTGATATCGCTGCTTAATCCTTTTGTTCCTCACCTGACCGAAGAACTCTGGAGAGCCTTAGGAGAAACGTCCTTTTTGTCAGCCTCTGATTGGTTAACTCACGATGAAGAGAAACTGGTCGAAAATCAAGTTGAAATTGTTATTCAGATCAATAGTAAAGTAAGAAGTAAGGTTACTGTGTCTGCTGGTACCGATGAAAAAGGAGTTTTGCAAATCGCCCTGAAGGATGAAAAAGTTCAAACTTGGATAGATCAAAAAACACTGGTTAAACATATCTTTGTTCCAGATAAGCTTTTGAATCTAGTGGTTCGATAA
- the hydA_1 gene encoding Periplasmic (Fe) hydrogenase large subunit, with protein MSILSTIKTSCRDCYKCVRHCPVKAIRFSMGHAEIIDERCIKDGRCVLVCPQDAKVIRNDTGVVKNFLENKEFVIASLAPSFVAAFSDIMPGQLFNALKSLGFAVVRETAEAAELVALEHAQLVKEGNKAIITSSCPTINAFIYKYYPQHISSLAPVVSPMVAHARLLKKEFEDQHPRVVFVGPCIAKKAEREESEIIDEVDVALTFDELKEWLTQANIDLKQFPFESEDLSSVQWARAFPVEGGLLKTGDFDTGILSQESVVITGIERCQRFLDNFEKEKEGLKMVEMMSCEGGCIDGPLLKSPLSLYQRRKKIIEFSQQGTNFDGARKILELPSLRREFNPHPIPQPQPSEEELRKILTLTGKFTPQDELNCGACGYDTCREKAIAVYQGLAEAEMCIPNMRARAESFSSFLIAVTPNGIILVDENLRIVDMNPALRQIFDLKGRLMVGKMLDEFIDPSIFIEVLRTKKANSQEIHYPQYNNVYVKLSVFYLEKSGLLMGVFVDLTKQKDQEQMMEEIRGKTLEKAQQVITNQMLVAQEIASLLGETTAETKSLLSKLMKILRGENVEE; from the coding sequence TTGAGCATACTTTCAACGATTAAAACCAGTTGCCGCGACTGTTATAAATGTGTACGTCATTGCCCGGTTAAGGCTATTCGTTTTAGCATGGGACATGCCGAAATTATTGATGAACGTTGCATCAAGGATGGTCGGTGTGTTTTAGTTTGTCCCCAGGATGCTAAGGTTATAAGAAATGATACCGGAGTAGTTAAGAATTTCCTTGAGAATAAAGAATTTGTTATTGCCAGCTTAGCTCCTTCTTTTGTTGCAGCTTTTTCTGATATTATGCCTGGTCAGCTTTTTAATGCTCTAAAATCATTAGGATTTGCCGTTGTTCGTGAAACTGCGGAAGCTGCTGAATTGGTAGCCTTAGAACACGCTCAGTTAGTAAAAGAAGGGAACAAGGCAATAATTACCAGTTCCTGCCCGACAATAAATGCTTTCATTTATAAGTATTACCCTCAGCATATTTCTTCCTTGGCTCCAGTGGTTTCTCCAATGGTTGCTCATGCTCGTCTTCTCAAAAAAGAATTTGAAGATCAACATCCTCGGGTGGTTTTTGTTGGACCATGTATTGCCAAAAAAGCTGAAAGAGAAGAAAGTGAAATAATTGATGAAGTCGATGTTGCGCTAACTTTTGATGAATTGAAAGAGTGGCTCACTCAAGCGAATATCGATCTCAAACAATTTCCCTTCGAAAGCGAGGACCTCTCATCGGTTCAATGGGCAAGAGCCTTCCCAGTTGAAGGAGGTTTGCTCAAAACCGGTGATTTTGATACCGGAATCCTATCTCAGGAATCAGTTGTTATTACTGGAATTGAAAGATGTCAGCGATTTTTAGATAATTTTGAAAAAGAAAAAGAAGGTTTAAAAATGGTTGAAATGATGAGCTGTGAAGGGGGATGCATTGATGGGCCTCTTCTCAAATCACCTCTTTCTCTTTATCAAAGAAGAAAAAAGATTATTGAATTTTCTCAGCAGGGCACTAATTTTGATGGTGCACGAAAAATCCTCGAACTCCCATCACTGAGGCGTGAATTTAATCCTCATCCCATTCCTCAACCACAACCATCAGAAGAAGAATTAAGAAAGATATTAACCTTGACCGGTAAATTTACCCCGCAAGATGAGCTCAATTGTGGGGCTTGTGGTTACGATACCTGCCGAGAAAAGGCAATTGCTGTATATCAAGGTTTAGCCGAAGCTGAAATGTGCATTCCCAATATGAGAGCTCGTGCTGAATCCTTTTCCAGTTTTTTGATTGCGGTGACACCGAATGGAATCATTTTAGTTGATGAAAACCTGAGAATTGTTGACATGAATCCAGCTCTGCGTCAAATATTCGATCTTAAAGGACGTTTAATGGTTGGAAAGATGCTGGATGAGTTTATAGATCCTTCAATTTTTATTGAAGTCCTCAGAACCAAGAAAGCAAATAGCCAGGAAATCCATTATCCACAATATAACAATGTTTATGTAAAGCTTTCAGTTTTTTATTTAGAAAAGTCTGGACTGCTCATGGGGGTGTTTGTTGATTTAACCAAACAAAAAGATCAAGAACAAATGATGGAAGAAATCCGTGGAAAAACCTTAGAAAAAGCTCAGCAGGTTATTACTAATCAAATGTTGGTTGCTCAGGAAATTGCCAGTCTTTTAGGTGAAACAACTGCTGAAACCAAATCGTTGCTCAGTAAGCTCATGAAAATTCTTCGAGGAGAAAATGTCGAGGAATGA
- the hndA_1 gene encoding NADP-reducing hydrogenase subunit HndA: MEIDNPELTLSRQFEKVNAILEKHDRNASHLISILQEIQADYRYLPEEILTYVATALGVSPAYVYGVATFYAQFSLKPKGKHMIRVCDGTACHVKGSVNVLKTVKEQLGLKENEETTPDLLFTVETVACIGACALAPAMMIDEEVFGMLNEERTREIIEGLIEENKGGMVHAIQD, translated from the coding sequence TTGGAAATTGATAATCCAGAATTAACCTTAAGTCGTCAGTTCGAAAAAGTGAATGCAATTCTAGAAAAACACGATAGAAATGCATCCCATTTAATTTCTATCCTTCAGGAGATTCAAGCCGATTACCGATATCTTCCCGAAGAAATATTGACCTATGTTGCTACCGCCCTGGGAGTGTCCCCGGCCTATGTGTATGGGGTCGCTACCTTCTATGCTCAATTTTCTTTAAAACCAAAAGGAAAGCATATGATTCGAGTATGCGATGGGACAGCTTGCCATGTAAAAGGGTCAGTCAATGTTTTAAAAACTGTTAAGGAGCAATTAGGATTAAAAGAAAACGAGGAAACGACCCCCGACCTTCTTTTTACGGTTGAAACCGTGGCTTGTATCGGAGCCTGTGCTCTGGCGCCAGCTATGATGATCGATGAAGAGGTCTTTGGGATGTTAAACGAAGAAAGGACTCGTGAAATCATTGAAGGATTGATTGAAGAAAACAAGGGAGGAATGGTCCATGCCATTCAAGACTAA
- the hndC_1 gene encoding NADP-reducing hydrogenase subunit HndC: MPFKTKEELERYIQELKNKPVTAQVLVCGGLGCLAKGAEAVYKRFQELIEKNQLSATVEKTTDDHQPSLKETGCMGLCEAGPLVRIEPKGILYLRVKPEDVDRIVEETLINNRVVDDLVYQEETNQEIRKWPLMKDVPFYRKQKKIVLRNCGSIDPEELDDYLFHDGYLALAKVVTTMSPDDVIGEILKSGLRGRGGGGFPTGRKWQFARLSKSERKFIVCNGDEGDPGAFMDRSVMEGDPHTVIEGMAIAGYAFGAQEGYIYVRAEYPLAVKRLKKAIADAREAGLIGKNLFGTSFSFDLTIKEGAGAFVCGEETALLASIEGKRGMPNPRPPFPANKGLWGYPTVINNVETLANVPIIILKGADWFRSFGTVNSPGTKTFALSGKIRNTGLAEVPMGISLRELIFDVGGGVQNNRKFKAVQIGGPSGGCLTEQHLDLAVDYDSLCAAGAIMGSGGLVTMDEDTCIVELARYFLHFTQNESCGKCVPCREGTKHMLNVLQKIVEARAKVEDLDLLIETAEVVRDASLCGLGKTAPNPVLTTLRYFKDEYLDHVNNHVCVAHVCNAMKEYRIDPEKCRACGKCARVCPVKCISGRPKVPYVIDQEACIKCGSCFEACPFDAVLVEWRSKNHES, encoded by the coding sequence ATGCCATTCAAGACTAAAGAAGAACTGGAAAGATACATTCAAGAGTTAAAAAATAAACCAGTTACCGCACAGGTTTTAGTCTGTGGTGGATTAGGGTGTTTAGCGAAAGGAGCAGAAGCGGTTTATAAAAGGTTTCAAGAATTAATTGAAAAAAACCAGCTCTCAGCTACTGTGGAAAAAACCACTGATGATCATCAGCCATCACTCAAAGAAACCGGATGCATGGGATTGTGTGAAGCCGGTCCCTTGGTAAGGATTGAACCGAAGGGAATACTTTATCTGAGAGTGAAACCGGAAGATGTTGATCGAATAGTTGAAGAAACCTTGATAAACAACCGGGTAGTTGATGACCTGGTATATCAGGAAGAAACCAACCAGGAAATCCGGAAATGGCCATTGATGAAAGACGTTCCCTTTTACCGGAAGCAGAAGAAAATTGTTCTCCGTAATTGTGGTTCCATCGACCCTGAAGAGCTTGACGATTATCTGTTTCACGACGGTTACTTGGCTTTAGCAAAAGTCGTTACGACTATGAGCCCCGACGATGTCATTGGAGAGATTTTAAAATCCGGTCTGCGTGGCCGGGGAGGCGGGGGGTTCCCGACCGGTCGAAAATGGCAATTTGCTCGTTTATCCAAATCCGAACGGAAATTTATCGTATGTAATGGTGACGAAGGAGATCCCGGTGCTTTTATGGACCGCAGTGTTATGGAAGGTGATCCTCATACGGTTATTGAAGGAATGGCAATTGCCGGTTACGCTTTTGGAGCTCAAGAAGGATATATTTATGTTCGAGCCGAGTATCCCTTAGCAGTTAAAAGATTGAAAAAAGCTATAGCTGATGCCCGAGAAGCTGGATTAATAGGAAAAAATCTTTTTGGTACTTCCTTTTCCTTTGATCTTACTATAAAAGAAGGTGCCGGAGCTTTTGTCTGTGGTGAAGAAACCGCTTTGTTGGCTTCTATCGAAGGAAAACGGGGTATGCCAAATCCTAGGCCCCCCTTTCCCGCCAACAAAGGTCTTTGGGGATATCCAACCGTTATTAATAATGTTGAAACCTTAGCCAATGTTCCCATCATTATTTTAAAAGGAGCCGATTGGTTCCGTTCCTTTGGAACAGTTAACAGTCCTGGAACGAAAACCTTTGCTCTTTCTGGAAAAATACGAAACACCGGATTGGCGGAGGTACCAATGGGTATCAGCCTTCGCGAGCTCATTTTTGATGTTGGGGGAGGTGTACAAAATAATCGAAAATTCAAAGCGGTTCAAATTGGAGGACCCTCCGGTGGGTGCTTGACTGAACAGCATTTGGACCTCGCTGTAGATTATGATTCGCTCTGTGCTGCCGGTGCCATTATGGGTTCTGGTGGATTGGTCACCATGGATGAAGATACCTGTATTGTTGAATTAGCGCGCTATTTCCTTCATTTTACTCAAAATGAATCCTGTGGAAAGTGTGTTCCCTGTCGAGAAGGGACCAAGCATATGTTAAATGTACTCCAGAAAATTGTTGAAGCTCGTGCGAAAGTTGAAGATCTGGACTTATTGATTGAAACCGCTGAGGTCGTGCGCGATGCATCACTTTGTGGCTTGGGAAAGACCGCACCTAATCCGGTTTTGACCACTCTCCGCTACTTTAAAGATGAATATCTGGATCACGTAAATAATCACGTCTGTGTTGCTCACGTTTGTAATGCCATGAAAGAATACCGAATTGATCCGGAAAAATGCCGGGCTTGTGGAAAATGTGCCCGAGTATGTCCGGTCAAATGTATTTCCGGACGACCGAAAGTCCCATATGTAATTGATCAGGAAGCTTGCATTAAGTGCGGTTCATGCTTCGAAGCTTGTCCCTTTGATGCGGTATTGGTTGAATGGAGGTCGAAGAACCATGAGTCATGA